The genomic stretch AGAATATGGGCCTGTGTATCCTTCAGAAATCTAAGCTCACTTGAGGAAAATGCAATACAGTAGCCTTAGGAACGTGAAAATCAGTAGAGTGGAAGGGATTTTGTAGGTTGTGAGTTGGGGACACCTTTGAGGGTAAACTTGGTTGCCAAGACAACAAGCATAAAAATTGAAACTGTCTCAGGCACACTGAGATGTATTAAGAGGTCTGTGAAAGAATTGGAGCCTAAAGGAAGGAGGACCAGGAGGCTGGTGAAAATTGTAAGCCTGCAATTTGGGGGGACACTATTCCAGGGATCCGGATATGAGGCAGCAGGTATTATATTCTAATACATAGACTTTTAATACTGAGCAAATGCGCTGAGTACATTCATCCCCATTCTCACGTTATGCTTGCTTCTTTGGTAGATTATTAACTTCTCTGGATCATGAATTAAAACATGTTTTGCAGTACATTTGTTGCCAAGAAGAGAAGCAATGAATTCCTCATTTCATCTGTATTTCTTGGATTTCAACTTGAATGCCACAGAGGGCAACCTTTCAGAACCAAATGTCAAGAACAAGTCGTCTCCATGTGAAGAAATGGGCATCGCTGTGGAGGTGTTTCTGACTCTGGGTCTCATCAGCCTCTTGGAGAACATCCTGGTCATAGGTGCCATAGTAAAGAATAAGAATTTACACTCTCCCATGTATTTCTTTGTGTGCAGTTTAGCAGTAGCTGACATGCTGGTGAGCATGTCCAACGTCTGGGAGACTATTACCAtatacttaataaataataagcaCCTGGTGATAGCAGATGCCTTTGTGCATCACATTGACAATGTGTTTGACTCcatgatttgcatttctgtggtggcTTCCATGTGCAGTTTGCTGGCCATTGCGGTGGATAGGTATGTCACCGTCTTCTATGCCCTACGCTACCATCACATCATGACAGTGAAGCGTTCTGGGGTGATTATTGCATGCATCTGGACCTTTTGCACAGGCTGTGGcattgttttcatcatttattatGAATCCACTTATGTCATCATTTGCCTCATCTCTATGTTCTTTACCATGTTGTTCCTCATGGTGtctctgtatatacacatgttCCTCCTGGCACAGACTCATGTCAAGCGGATAGCAGCTCTGCCTGGATACAGTTCTGTGTGGCAAAGGACCAGCATGAAAGGCGCCATCACCCTGACCATGCTGTTGGGCATTTTCATTGTTTGCTGGGCTCCATTCTTCCTCCACCTCATTTTGATGATCTCTTGCCCTCAGAACCTCTACTGTTCTTGTTTTATGTCTCACTTCAATATGTACCTCATACTCATCATGTGTAATTCTGTGATTGATCCTCTGATATATGCCTTCCGCAGCCAAGAGATGCGGAAGACCTTTAAAGAGATTATTTGTTGCCATAGCTTCAGAATACCCTGTAGGTTCCCTAGCAGGTATTAAACTAAAGTAttctctgcagttttcttttctccttcctttactTTATGATGAAGTCAGTACAGCCAAAGTGTAAACAAgataactcaaaataaaaaactgtgcattacctttatctttttttccatctcgAATTTGTACTTATGatgcattctttctttcctttttttttttttttttctcctgtggtGGTTGTTGGGTCAGACATGCACATGCCACTTATCCATTTTGGGAATGATCTGTGACaatttcttattattcttttttctcctgcttCCACCCATTTCTAGGGCCCCCATCCATCTTCCATCTAGTAAGCATGTGCTCAGGGAAGGTAAAATATCCTGGGTACAGGCATAAGCATGATGAAGAGCTGACTGTAATGGAAAGAAAACTTGTGAATATCTACATCATGGGTGATTGTCTTTTCTCCCCAGAAGCACTTCTGTAACTTTGCTTAATGTTCTTGGGACTTATGCATGCTTTTTGGGGCAGAATAGAGTGGtcaaattctttccattttatatttcctgttCATTCATTATGGGATGTTTCTACAGCTCTCTTTTTCTGAACTTTTGGTTTTATGGCTTGTGTCTAAAATTGTCCAAGGATAGAATTATACTTCTGttaatcatgcttttttttttttttttacttatctaGATATAAAACTTCTTGTTACAAACCTTGCCACATGTAGTGTGAAAGTTTCTGTGACTCTTTCTTACTGTCTTATTTTGACTCAGTCCAGAGTTTACAAATGAATGTTCTGGGGACATGTCACGGGCTCCCGGTGCcactcctcccccactccctcttccCCACTGTAGCACATGCCCGTAGCCAAGCTAGTTTTTACCTTCTTAGACTGGGTCTGTCTTTGAGTCTGAAATCTTGTCACTGTATGCTTTGTACATCACAATCTGACTCCAGCTGCAAGGGAAGATCAGGTGCCCATCTTTAATCCAGGGAGTCCCGTCTTCTTCAACGTAGAATGGAGTTCATGTCCTGACTCTGCCATTAACAGGTGATGTCGCtttaatcatttcatttcagGTTCCACATCTGTGCTGACCTCACAAGATGATCATGAGAACTGTATGAGAAAATTTGAGAACCccttgaaaataagacaaacACCATAGGGattgagtatttattttaaagaaatgctgtAGATGGGGTAAATATTAAGGGAGAAAGCAGAGGGCAATGGTGAGAGTAGTGGTCCAGAATCCAGGAGGCCTGCTTTGGCACAGAGCTGCTGTTCGACTCTGGGTATGTCTCTAACTTCTTGGTCTCAGTGTTCTTATCTGAAGTGAAGGGTTTAGTCCTTATAGCTCTTGCATTCCATtctgttatttttggttttaatgatttctcttttgttttggaTATTTGCGCCTGGACTGTTTCCAATGAAGAAAAAGTGTAAATAAAGCAGTGGGTCGTGAAGTTCACTCAACTATAAGCTATTGAAGCCTATCGGGCAGAGGAACTTCCTGGATGTAAGACATATAAATAACTTATAGACTTGACCCCCACATCTGGCAGCTaagagtccagaaaaaaaaaatgaggctggCACGAGCAGGAAAGTACATGAGACATGCAAATCTTTGGAAAATG from Rhinolophus sinicus isolate RSC01 linkage group LG09, ASM3656204v1, whole genome shotgun sequence encodes the following:
- the MC5R gene encoding melanocortin receptor 5, with the protein product MAKGFFNINHGREIGRKRSDLALILVHLLPRREAMNSSFHLYFLDFNLNATEGNLSEPNVKNKSSPCEEMGIAVEVFLTLGLISLLENILVIGAIVKNKNLHSPMYFFVCSLAVADMLVSMSNVWETITIYLINNKHLVIADAFVHHIDNVFDSMICISVVASMCSLLAIAVDRYVTVFYALRYHHIMTVKRSGVIIACIWTFCTGCGIVFIIYYESTYVIICLISMFFTMLFLMVSLYIHMFLLAQTHVKRIAALPGYSSVWQRTSMKGAITLTMLLGIFIVCWAPFFLHLILMISCPQNLYCSCFMSHFNMYLILIMCNSVIDPLIYAFRSQEMRKTFKEIICCHSFRIPCRFPSRY